The nucleotide window ACGGCAACGAGGTCTGTCATCCTGGGGCCTAAGCGCACCACACCTGCCCGCAGCACCCTCTTCGCGGGCCGAAGGATCTAGCCAGGCGCCACTTCTCAACCAGGGCGCGGCAGCGGTCATGGAAGCCCTGAACCGCCGACCCCGGTGCGCGCGACCGGCGCCCCCCATCCCCAGCCCTTCCCCCGCAAACCGCGCGGGGGAAGGGAGCCAGCCCGGTGCTCTCCGATGGCTTGACGCTTCGACCGGGTTCCCTTGCGGGCTTTGCGGCGTTCCCACGGGCGACGGCGCGTGCCTCGGGTGGGCCCCTCCCCCGGCCCCTCCCCGCACGCTGCGCATGCGGAGAGGGGAGAATTCGGTCGCGCTTCGTCCTGGGTCGTGCACCGGATGTCATCCCGACGGAGCGTCCACGCCGACCTGCCCTCCGCGACATGGACCGCAGCGACCGAGGGATCCGCCACACAGCGCGGCCGCGCCACAGTGTCCTCTTCCCACACGAGAACAGGCCAGTCCGCGCAGGCGGACTTCGTGTGGTTGTTGCAGCGAATTCATTCGCCCGGCAGCCCCGGGGCCTCGGCCATCTGCTTGCTTTACCCGCTCGCGGACGGGGTGCCTGCCGCGGGAGCAGTGCATCACCCGAGGTGTGTGGCGGATCCCTCAGTCGCTGCCATCAGTCGTGTGAGGGCAGGCTCTCGGGGGCCGCTCCTTCGGGATGACAAGACGCGCTTCGGCAGGTGCGGGGCGCGTGCGGTTGAAGCCCCGAGCAGGTCCACAGCGGCCCCGCGTCGGGGCATGCGATGCAAAGACGCGCGTCAAGACTCTGGCCGAAGTCGAATGGCCGCACTACTTTCGGCGGCGGACGGCGCTCTGCGCCGGCCGCGCTTTCGCTTTCCTGCTTTCCCCAGTACGGAAGTCCACATGCACCGGAAGATCTCCACCGGCCTCGTCGTGCTGAGCGCGCTCGGTGCCGCCGCGTGCACCGGGAGCCGCCCGCCCGCCGCGCCGGCACCCGCGCCGGCCGTCGTCCAGGCGCCGCCGCCCCCGGTAGACACGCTGCGTCCCCTCGGCGAGGGGTTCGGGCTGCAGGGCACGCGCCCCGAGGCCGTCGGCGGCGACCTGCTCGGCACGGCCCAGTACGACCTGCCGGTGGTGGCCAACGAGTGGGTGCGGCTGGAGGTGGACTTCCTCGTCAACCAGCGCAAGTCCGTGGTCGCGGGGTGGCTGCGGCAGGCGGACCGCTATGACGAGTGGGTGCGCGACGTCTTTGCGTCGTACGGCATTCCCCGCGACCTGCACCACCTGGGGATGGTGGAAAGCGGATACCGCGCGACCGTGCGCAGCCATGCGGGCGCCGTGGGAATGTGGCAGTTCATGCCCGCGACGGGGCGAGGGATGGGCCTTCGCATCGATTCCCTCGTGGACGAGCGGATGGACCCCGTGCGCGCCACGCACGCCGCCGCGCGCCACCTGCGCCAGCTGAACCGCGAGTTCCGGGGCGACTGGGCGCTCGCCGCCGCGGCGTACAACGCGGGCTCCGGCCGCATCAACCGCGGGCTGGGCCGCTATAACGCCACGAACTTCTGGGACCTGGCGCAGCGCGGCGACCTGGCGCAGGAAACCCGGCACTACGTTCCCCGGCTGTACGCCGTCACCATCATCGCCAAGGACCCCGCGCGCTTCGGCTACCCCGCGCCCAGCGGCCCGGGCGAGCGCTTTTCGTACGACAGCGTCCGGGTAGACCTTGCCACGCCGCTTTCCGTGCTGGCCCAGGCGGGCAACATCCCCGTTCAGCAGCTGGTGGATCTGAATCCGCACATGCTTCGGCAGGTGGCGCCCGCCAACTACTTCGTGTGGGTGCCGGCCGGGCAGGCCGCGGCGCTGCGGCAGGCGTACGCCGAGTCGGAGTTCCGGCGGCGTGGCGGATTCGCGTACTACCGCGTTCGCGAGGGCGATTCGCTGCAGCGCCTGGCCGACCTTTCGGGTGTTTCGCAGGACCGCATCCGCTCGTTGAACCTGTCCGCGAACCTGGATGCCCTGCGTCCCGGCGAGCGCCTGCGGCTCTTTGCCGACGCCGCCCGCACGCTGAACGCGCGGCCGGTGGAGCGTGTGGCGCGGCGTGAGAGCCGTGAGCGCGAGTCGGGGAGCGCGGAGGAGCGCTCATCCGAGAGCCGTTCGTGGGAGAGCCGTTCGTCGGAGAGCCGTTCGTCGGAGAGCCGTGGCGAGCGCTCCGCCAACGCGGAACGCGAGGGCCGCTCGGCAGAGTCGCGCAACGCATCCGCATCGCGCTCGTCGTCCGAACGCGGCAACTCGGCGGAGCGCAGCACCTCGGGGGATCGTAGCGAGCGCTCGTCCTCCTCCGCTTCCTCGGCGCGCCGGACGGAGTCGGGTGAGTCGCGGCCGGAGCGTTCGGCATCCGCCGCATCGCGGTCCGAGGGATCGTCGTCCGGCGCCTCGTCCCGGAATGCGAGCGGATCGTCGAGAAACGGTGAATCGTCGCCGCGTCCCGCGTCGAGCGGCGCGTCGTCCTCGCGGGCCGCGTCCGCCAGTTCAGCTTCGCGTAGTGCGTCGTCGTCCAGCGGAGCCGCGTCGGGCCGCACCCACAAGGTGGAGGACGGCGAATCGCTGTGGGGGATCGCGCGGAAGTACGACGTGACCGTCGATGCCGTGCGCGCGGCCAACGACATGGAGAACGAAACCATCCAGCCGGGGCAGACGCTCCGCATCCCGCGCGCATCGTCATCCGCCACCGCGAGCACGGCGCGGTCCGATTCCGCGCGCCGCTCCGCCAGCACCTCGACCCGCCCATCGGACGGCGAGCGCCGCGCTTCGTCCGCCAGCAGTGGGACCGCGCGCACGCCGTCCGCTGGCACCGGATCGACCGAGCGCCGTGCTTCGGCTTCCACGTCCGGCTCCGCAGAGCGTCGCACGGGCTCTCGCGCGGATTCCTCCGCGTCCAGGGAGCGCCGGGTTTCGGCTTCGGCATCGGGGAGTGCATCGGGCGAGCGAGGCTCGTCGTCGGCCGGATCAACCGAGCGCCGTTCCTCGACGGCCGCGTCCGGCCAGCGGGCGAACTCGACGGCATCCGCCGCGCGCGCGCCGGAGACGGGGAGCCGGTCCGCGCGGCGGCATCACACGGTAGCGAGCGGGGAAACGCTGTGGAGCATCGCGCGGCAGTACAACACGAGCGTCGATACCCTGCGCCGCGCCAACAACCTGGCTTCCGACGCGCAGATCCAGCCCGGACAGCGCCTGGCCATCCCCGCGGCTGACTGATC belongs to Longimicrobium sp. and includes:
- a CDS encoding LysM peptidoglycan-binding domain-containing protein, producing MHRKISTGLVVLSALGAAACTGSRPPAAPAPAPAVVQAPPPPVDTLRPLGEGFGLQGTRPEAVGGDLLGTAQYDLPVVANEWVRLEVDFLVNQRKSVVAGWLRQADRYDEWVRDVFASYGIPRDLHHLGMVESGYRATVRSHAGAVGMWQFMPATGRGMGLRIDSLVDERMDPVRATHAAARHLRQLNREFRGDWALAAAAYNAGSGRINRGLGRYNATNFWDLAQRGDLAQETRHYVPRLYAVTIIAKDPARFGYPAPSGPGERFSYDSVRVDLATPLSVLAQAGNIPVQQLVDLNPHMLRQVAPANYFVWVPAGQAAALRQAYAESEFRRRGGFAYYRVREGDSLQRLADLSGVSQDRIRSLNLSANLDALRPGERLRLFADAARTLNARPVERVARRESRERESGSAEERSSESRSWESRSSESRSSESRGERSANAEREGRSAESRNASASRSSSERGNSAERSTSGDRSERSSSSASSARRTESGESRPERSASAASRSEGSSSGASSRNASGSSRNGESSPRPASSGASSSRAASASSASRSASSSSGAASGRTHKVEDGESLWGIARKYDVTVDAVRAANDMENETIQPGQTLRIPRASSSATASTARSDSARRSASTSTRPSDGERRASSASSGTARTPSAGTGSTERRASASTSGSAERRTGSRADSSASRERRVSASASGSASGERGSSSAGSTERRSSTAASGQRANSTASAARAPETGSRSARRHHTVASGETLWSIARQYNTSVDTLRRANNLASDAQIQPGQRLAIPAAD